One window from the genome of Paenibacillus azoreducens encodes:
- the rfbD gene encoding dTDP-4-dehydrorhamnose reductase: MRVLVTGANGQLGRDTVTVLLQTGHEVRGCGRNELDVADLEQCQKAMAAFRPDAVIHCAAYTAVDAAEADIDEAYRVNADGTRNVCLAAEKAGAKMIYISTDYVFSGLSPHPYREYDNTDPRSVYGKSKRAGEMLVQTLSSRYFIVRTSWVYGKYGNNFVKTMLRLGQEKPLVQVVHDQKGSPTYTIDLAGFLSELIQTERYGIYHASNTGECTWYEFTEAIFAEAEAAGLNITARLEPCTTAQFLRPAPRPANSVMDHGAIRTNGFRDLRHWREGLKDFLYHMKQSGH; encoded by the coding sequence ATGCGGGTATTGGTGACCGGAGCAAATGGACAATTGGGCAGGGATACTGTAACCGTGCTGCTTCAAACAGGTCACGAGGTTCGGGGATGCGGCCGCAATGAACTCGATGTAGCGGATTTGGAACAATGCCAAAAGGCGATGGCGGCGTTTCGACCCGACGCAGTGATTCATTGTGCCGCTTATACGGCTGTAGATGCCGCTGAGGCGGATATCGACGAAGCGTACCGGGTAAATGCTGACGGAACAAGAAATGTATGCCTGGCTGCGGAAAAAGCTGGGGCCAAAATGATCTATATCAGTACGGATTACGTTTTTAGCGGTTTATCCCCTCATCCTTACCGGGAGTACGATAACACCGATCCCCGAAGCGTATATGGCAAGTCCAAAAGAGCCGGCGAAATGCTGGTACAGACGTTATCATCCCGCTATTTTATCGTCCGGACTTCCTGGGTTTACGGGAAATACGGAAATAATTTCGTTAAAACGATGCTCCGTTTAGGACAGGAGAAACCGCTGGTGCAGGTGGTGCATGATCAAAAGGGTTCGCCCACATACACGATAGACTTGGCCGGATTTTTGTCCGAGTTGATCCAGACAGAGCGGTATGGAATTTATCACGCCTCAAATACCGGGGAATGCACTTGGTATGAATTTACGGAGGCTATCTTTGCGGAGGCCGAAGCCGCCGGTTTGAACATCACCGCCAGGCTCGAGCCATGCACGACGGCCCAATTTTTACGTCCGGCCCCGCGTCCGGCCAATTCGGTTATGGATCATGGAGCGATCAGAACGAATGGCTTTCGCGACTTAAGGCATTGGCGGGAAGGGCTCAAAGATTTCCTTTATCACATGAAACAATCAGGCCATTAA
- a CDS encoding sugar phosphate nucleotidyltransferase translates to MKAIILAGGTGSRLYPLTKVTNKHLLPVGKYPMIFHSISKLKQAGLTDILIVTGKEHMGDVVSLLGSGREMGVCFTYKVQDEAGGIAQALALSEQFVGGERMVVILGDNVFEDDITPFIDKFRQQPSGAKILIQKVQDPSRFGVPELRENHIVSIEEKPQLPKSDYAVTGIYMFDQQVFEIIRTLKPSARGELEITDVNNSYIKQNELTFDVLKGWWTDAGTHLSWTRANDLAQNVVFGEEFGRFKL, encoded by the coding sequence ATGAAAGCAATCATTTTGGCCGGAGGCACAGGGTCCCGTTTATACCCTTTAACCAAGGTCACCAATAAGCATCTTCTTCCCGTCGGGAAGTATCCCATGATTTTTCATTCCATTTCAAAACTGAAACAAGCCGGTCTCACGGATATTTTGATTGTTACAGGCAAGGAACATATGGGGGACGTTGTGAGTCTGCTTGGGAGCGGACGGGAAATGGGGGTTTGCTTTACGTACAAGGTTCAGGATGAAGCCGGGGGAATCGCGCAAGCTTTGGCTTTGTCCGAGCAGTTCGTCGGCGGGGAGCGAATGGTCGTTATTTTGGGGGACAATGTGTTCGAAGACGATATTACCCCATTTATCGATAAATTCCGGCAGCAGCCAAGCGGTGCCAAAATTTTGATCCAGAAGGTTCAAGATCCGAGCCGCTTTGGAGTACCCGAACTAAGGGAAAACCACATCGTTTCCATCGAAGAAAAGCCGCAGCTGCCCAAAAGCGACTATGCGGTTACGGGCATTTATATGTTCGATCAACAGGTGTTTGAAATTATCCGCACGTTAAAACCCTCGGCAAGGGGCGAATTGGAAATCACGGACGTAAATAATTCATATATTAAACAGAATGAGTTAACCTTTGATGTATTGAAAGGCTGGTGGACGGATGCCGGAACCCATCTATCATGGACCCGGGCGAATGACCTGGCACAAAACGTGGTATTTGGCGAGGAATTTGGCCGCTTCAAGTTGTAA
- the rfbC gene encoding dTDP-4-dehydrorhamnose 3,5-epimerase, translating into MKITPLELQGACLLEPVVHGDHRGFFMESYNEAVLGKQGISFRFIQDNHSLSAEPGVIRGLHYQLNPKAQTKIVRVVKGAIYDVIVDIRRGSPTFGQWLGVILSEYNHRQLLVPQGFAHGLCTLVPNTQVLYKVDEYYSPEHDRGILWSDPALGIDWPVSDPILSDKDGRHPLLQDAELNFD; encoded by the coding sequence ATGAAAATAACTCCTCTAGAGCTGCAGGGTGCATGTTTGCTTGAACCGGTTGTCCATGGAGATCACCGGGGTTTTTTTATGGAGAGTTACAACGAAGCTGTACTTGGGAAACAGGGGATTTCATTCCGGTTTATTCAGGACAATCACTCACTGTCTGCGGAACCCGGCGTGATCCGCGGGCTGCATTATCAACTGAATCCCAAGGCGCAAACCAAAATCGTCCGCGTCGTCAAAGGCGCGATTTATGACGTGATCGTTGATATCCGCCGCGGTTCGCCCACATTCGGGCAATGGCTCGGAGTGATCCTGAGCGAATATAACCATCGGCAGCTGCTTGTTCCCCAAGGTTTTGCGCATGGATTATGCACGCTTGTACCGAATACCCAGGTTTTGTACAAGGTGGACGAATATTATTCCCCCGAGCATGATCGGGGCATTTTATGGAGTGACCCGGCGCTGGGAATCGATTGGCCGGTCTCCGATCCGATCCTGTCGGACAAAGACGGGCGTCACCCGCTGCTGCAGGATGCGGAACTGAATTTCGATTAG
- the rfbB gene encoding dTDP-glucose 4,6-dehydratase: MRLLVTGGAGFIGSNFILYMLRQHPDYHIVNVDSLTYAGNLENLEAVENHPNYSFSKTDITDAKGVDQLFRQGIDVVVNFAAESHVDRSILEPDIFVRTNVLGTQLLLDAAKKYGVSKFVQVSTDEVYGSLGKTGLFTEETPLSPNSPYSASKAGGDVLVRAYHETYGLPVNITRCSNNYGPYQFPEKLIPLMISRALQDQPLPVYGDGMNIRDWLYVEDHCSAIDLVIHSGRAGEVYNIGGNNERTNIHIVKEILKELGKPESLITYVEDRPGHDRRYGIDASKIIRELGWKPQYDFETGIKETIRWYLNHEEWWSRIQSGDYQAYYAKQYGTRLGGA; the protein is encoded by the coding sequence ATGAGACTTCTTGTTACCGGCGGGGCAGGTTTTATCGGCAGCAATTTTATTTTATACATGCTTCGCCAGCACCCGGATTATCATATCGTGAATGTCGATTCGCTTACGTATGCCGGCAATTTGGAGAACTTGGAGGCGGTAGAGAACCATCCTAATTATTCGTTTTCAAAAACGGATATTACGGATGCCAAAGGCGTGGACCAATTATTTCGGCAGGGTATCGACGTCGTTGTAAATTTTGCTGCCGAATCCCATGTGGACCGCAGTATTTTGGAACCGGACATCTTTGTTAGGACCAATGTTCTTGGCACGCAGTTGCTGCTGGATGCGGCGAAAAAATATGGCGTATCCAAATTCGTTCAAGTATCCACGGATGAAGTATACGGATCTCTGGGAAAAACCGGACTATTTACGGAAGAAACGCCGCTGTCTCCCAACAGTCCATATTCGGCGAGCAAAGCCGGAGGAGATGTGTTGGTCCGCGCCTACCATGAAACGTATGGCCTTCCGGTCAACATTACGCGCTGTTCCAACAACTACGGTCCGTACCAATTTCCCGAAAAATTGATACCTTTGATGATTTCCCGGGCTTTGCAAGATCAACCCTTGCCTGTCTATGGCGACGGCATGAACATCCGGGATTGGCTTTACGTGGAAGATCATTGCAGCGCCATTGATTTGGTGATCCACAGCGGCCGTGCCGGTGAAGTTTATAACATCGGGGGAAACAATGAACGGACCAATATTCATATCGTAAAAGAGATTTTGAAAGAGCTGGGCAAACCGGAATCGCTGATTACGTATGTGGAAGACCGTCCCGGACATGACCGCCGCTACGGGATCGATGCAAGCAAAATCATCCGTGAGCTTGGCTGGAAACCCCAATATGATTTTGAGACCGGGATCAAAGAAACCATACGTTGGTATTTGAATCATGAGGAATGGTGGAGCCGCATTCAATCAGGCGATTACCAGGCCTATTATGCCAAACAGTATGGTACGCGGCTGGGGGGAGCTTGA